In the Manis javanica isolate MJ-LG chromosome 14, MJ_LKY, whole genome shotgun sequence genome, one interval contains:
- the LOC108396771 gene encoding interferon-gamma-inducible GTPase 10-like isoform X1: MNFIIQGRKRQARRMIIMGPSVDQTQCLRWHPAMGQCSPSRASRQKAHDLLSGFGKFAEKFHLETKIISQETTTLIQSSLKAGDFQKTITEINEALRDIENAPLSIAVTGETGSGKSSFINALRGVGNEGEGAAPTGTLETTMERTPYRNEKFVNVTIWDLPGLGSTSFKPQKYLKKMKFNEYDFFIIISATRFKLYDTKLAKAIGKMGKNFYFVRSKVDSDLDNERRSKPATFNKEKILKDIRDDCKKQLENAKVNHPRVFLVSNIDVSDYDFPNLEMTLLRELPAQKRHIFMLSLPSITEAAIDLKRDSLRQKVWLEALKAGASATLPLVGLINDIDLEKLEETLTLYRSYFGLDDASLEAMAKDLHVSVEKLKENLESPHLLSVKKGNESVKDRLLEFIETLCSVTGGPIATGIYFTKTFYLQNHFLDTVAKDAKTLLKKEELFTENVGSAEV, from the coding sequence TGTCTTCGGTGGCATCCAGCCATGGGTCAATGCTCACCCTCCCGTGCATCTCGTCAAAAGGCTCATGATTTGCTCTCCGGCTTTGGAAAATTTGCTGAGAAGTTCCACCTAGAAACAAAAATCATCTCTCAGGAAACCACCACTTTGATTCAATCATCCCTGAAGGCGGGGGACTTTCAGAAGACTATTACTGAGATCAATGAGGCATTGAGAGACATTGAGAATGCCCCACTGAGTATTGCTGTGACTGGGGAGACTGGGTCAGGGAAGTCCAGTTTCATCAATGCGCTGCGTGGGGTTGGCAATGAGGGAGAAGGTGCTGCCCCCACTGGGACGTTGGAGACCACCATGGAGAGAACTCCATACAGAAATGAGAAATTTGTCAACGTGACAATATGGGACCTGCCTGGCTTGGGGTCAACTAGCTTTAAGCCACAGaaatatctaaagaaaatgaagtttaatGAGTATGACTTCTTTATTATCATCTCTGCTACACGCTTCAAATTATATGATACAAAACTGGCCAAAGCAATTGGAAAAATGGGGAAGAATTTCTACTTTGTTCGAAGTAAAGTGGACAGTGATTTGGACAATGAACGAAGGAGTAAACCAGCGACATTCAATAAGGAAAAAATCCTGAAAGACATTCGAGATGACTGCAAGAAACAGCTAGAGAATGCCAAGGTGAATCACCCTCGGGTCTTCTTGGTCTCCAACATTGATGTGTCTGACTATGATTTCCCAAATCTGGAGATGACACTTCTGAGGGAGCTCCCAGCCCAGAAGCGCCACATCTTCATGCTCTCCCTGCCCAGTATCACTGAGGCCGCCATTGACCTGAAGCGGGACTCCCTGAGGCAGAAGGTGTGGCTGGAGGCACTGAAGGCTGGAGCATCAGCCACCCTCCCTTTGGTGGGTCTGATCAATGATATAGATCTGGAGAAGCTGGAGGAGACTTTAACCCTGTACCGGTCTTACTTTGGCCTGGATGACGCATCCCTGGAAGCCATGGCCAAGGATTTGCATGTGTCAGTGGAGAAACTCAAGGAAAATCTGGAGTCTCCACACTTGTTGTCTGTCAAGAAGGGTAACGAGTCTGTGAAGGACAGACTGCTGGAGTTTATTGAGACACTTTGCTCAGTCACTGGGGGCCCCATTGCCACAGGCATTTACTTTACAAAGACCTTCTATTTGCAAAATCACTTCCTTGATACTGTGGCTAAGGATGCCAAAACTCTCCTTAAAAAAGAGGAGCTTTTCACAGAAAATGTGGGCTCTGCCGAGGTCTAA
- the LOC108396771 gene encoding interferon-gamma-inducible GTPase 10-like isoform X2 has translation MGQCSPSRASRQKAHDLLSGFGKFAEKFHLETKIISQETTTLIQSSLKAGDFQKTITEINEALRDIENAPLSIAVTGETGSGKSSFINALRGVGNEGEGAAPTGTLETTMERTPYRNEKFVNVTIWDLPGLGSTSFKPQKYLKKMKFNEYDFFIIISATRFKLYDTKLAKAIGKMGKNFYFVRSKVDSDLDNERRSKPATFNKEKILKDIRDDCKKQLENAKVNHPRVFLVSNIDVSDYDFPNLEMTLLRELPAQKRHIFMLSLPSITEAAIDLKRDSLRQKVWLEALKAGASATLPLVGLINDIDLEKLEETLTLYRSYFGLDDASLEAMAKDLHVSVEKLKENLESPHLLSVKKGNESVKDRLLEFIETLCSVTGGPIATGIYFTKTFYLQNHFLDTVAKDAKTLLKKEELFTENVGSAEV, from the coding sequence ATGGGTCAATGCTCACCCTCCCGTGCATCTCGTCAAAAGGCTCATGATTTGCTCTCCGGCTTTGGAAAATTTGCTGAGAAGTTCCACCTAGAAACAAAAATCATCTCTCAGGAAACCACCACTTTGATTCAATCATCCCTGAAGGCGGGGGACTTTCAGAAGACTATTACTGAGATCAATGAGGCATTGAGAGACATTGAGAATGCCCCACTGAGTATTGCTGTGACTGGGGAGACTGGGTCAGGGAAGTCCAGTTTCATCAATGCGCTGCGTGGGGTTGGCAATGAGGGAGAAGGTGCTGCCCCCACTGGGACGTTGGAGACCACCATGGAGAGAACTCCATACAGAAATGAGAAATTTGTCAACGTGACAATATGGGACCTGCCTGGCTTGGGGTCAACTAGCTTTAAGCCACAGaaatatctaaagaaaatgaagtttaatGAGTATGACTTCTTTATTATCATCTCTGCTACACGCTTCAAATTATATGATACAAAACTGGCCAAAGCAATTGGAAAAATGGGGAAGAATTTCTACTTTGTTCGAAGTAAAGTGGACAGTGATTTGGACAATGAACGAAGGAGTAAACCAGCGACATTCAATAAGGAAAAAATCCTGAAAGACATTCGAGATGACTGCAAGAAACAGCTAGAGAATGCCAAGGTGAATCACCCTCGGGTCTTCTTGGTCTCCAACATTGATGTGTCTGACTATGATTTCCCAAATCTGGAGATGACACTTCTGAGGGAGCTCCCAGCCCAGAAGCGCCACATCTTCATGCTCTCCCTGCCCAGTATCACTGAGGCCGCCATTGACCTGAAGCGGGACTCCCTGAGGCAGAAGGTGTGGCTGGAGGCACTGAAGGCTGGAGCATCAGCCACCCTCCCTTTGGTGGGTCTGATCAATGATATAGATCTGGAGAAGCTGGAGGAGACTTTAACCCTGTACCGGTCTTACTTTGGCCTGGATGACGCATCCCTGGAAGCCATGGCCAAGGATTTGCATGTGTCAGTGGAGAAACTCAAGGAAAATCTGGAGTCTCCACACTTGTTGTCTGTCAAGAAGGGTAACGAGTCTGTGAAGGACAGACTGCTGGAGTTTATTGAGACACTTTGCTCAGTCACTGGGGGCCCCATTGCCACAGGCATTTACTTTACAAAGACCTTCTATTTGCAAAATCACTTCCTTGATACTGTGGCTAAGGATGCCAAAACTCTCCTTAAAAAAGAGGAGCTTTTCACAGAAAATGTGGGCTCTGCCGAGGTCTAA
- the LOC140846294 gene encoding LOW QUALITY PROTEIN: immunity-related GTPase family M protein-like (The sequence of the model RefSeq protein was modified relative to this genomic sequence to represent the inferred CDS: deleted 1 base in 1 codon) translates to MCCSVSPELGDRSMEKALEEGKLLQGGLCVRETLETVCSAQLSIAVTEDSGNGVSSFVNVLRGLGHEEETSAPTGVVRTIQSPTSYSSSCLPTVMPWDLPGMGAAAQSLENHLGEMPFSQYDLFIITASEQFSMNHVRLAKTIQGLGKRFSIVWTKLDRDLSTSVLSEDQLLQNIRGNIWENLQKRGICEPPTFLVSNHDPLLHDFPWLRDTLYRDLSDIRCCSPLQTLSQICHKIVNDKVTSLQEKISSGFSQDTLGIQDADDLGECLDAYRLLFGVDDGSLQQVAQSVGKSVEEFRAAMKSQDLPTLCRADWRLSFMTCVVMKAVLSTLPTYIPVLGDLVIHYFRRMKHRCILDVVAEDTKAVLRKVLTSMKADLAIVP, encoded by the exons ATGTGCTGCAGCGTGTCACCTGAGTTGGGAGACAGGAGCATGGAGAAGGCCTTGGAGGAAGGGAAGTTGCTGCAGGGGGGTCTCTGTGTCAGGGAGACCCTGGAGACAGTGTGCAGTGCTCAGCTGAGCATTGCAGTGACAGAGGACTCCGGCAATGGCGTGTCCTCCTTCGTCAATGTGCTGAGGGGCCTCGGGCACGAGGAGGAGACCTCAGCTCCCACTGGGGTGGTGAGGACCATCCAGAGTCCCACCAGCTACTCATCCTCCTGTCTTCCCACTGTGATGCCGTGGGACCTGCCCGGCATGGGGGCTGCTGCGCAAAGCCTGGAGAACCATCTTGGGGAGATGCCGTTCAGCCAATATGACCTTTTTATCATCACGGCATCCGAGCAGTTCAGCATGAATCACGTGAGGCTCGCCAAAACCATCCAGGGCCTGGGAAAGAGGTTCTCCATCGTGTGGACCAAGCTGGATAGGGACCTGAGCACGAGTGTCCTCTCAGAGGACCAGCTCCTGCAAAACATCCGGGGGAATATCTGGGAAAATCTCCAGAAGAGGGGGATATGTGAACCCCCCACATTCCTGGTGTCCAACCATGACCCTTTATTGCATGACTTCCCATGGCTTAGGGACACATTGTACAGGGACCTGTCTGACATCAGATGCTGCAGTCCACTACAGACCCTATCCCAAATTTGTCACAAGATCGTTAATGACAAAGTGACctctctgcaggagaaaataTCCTCAGGGTTTTCCCAAGACACCCTGGGCATCCAGGATGCAGATGACTTGGGGGAGTGTCTGGATGCCTACCGCCTGCTCTTTGGTGTGGATGACGGATCTCTGCAGCAGGTGGCCCAGAGTGTAGGAAAGTCCGTGGAGGAGTTCAGGGCCGCCATGAAGTCCCAGGACCTGCCCACTCTCTGCAGGGCAGACTGGAGACTGAGTTTCATGACTTGTGTAGTTATGAAGGCAGTCCTCAGC ACCTTACCTACATACATCCCAGTCTTGGGGGACCTTGTCATCCACTACTTCAGACGGATGAAGCACAGATGCATCCTTGATGTCGTTGCTGAGGACACCAAGGCCGTCCTGAGGAAAGTCCTTACCTCAATGAAAGCCGACTTGGCAATAGTCCCATAG